The genomic interval CGGCGGGCCCACCTTGTCGTCTGCTCAGTGGCAACAGGGGTTCCCCCAGCGACTCCCGGCGTGCCGCATGGGCCGGTGGTCTGGGGGGCTCTGCCCGGGGAACGCGAAGATTCAGCTTTGCAGTTCCGGATGACGGGCGCCTTGGGCTCGCCGGGGAACGGTGGGCCGCTCTGTCCGGACGTGACTGTGCGTGGGCCTGAACGGCTACCGGGCTGGCTGGCGGGTGAACGTGAGTCGCAGCGCCGCCAGCCGAAATCCGGCGCGCAGTATGTTGCGTTCGCTGGGTGTACCTGGGGTCACGAACACGCTCGCGAGGTCCGCGCGGGTCTGGGCGGCGGCGTGCACCCGCGCGGCGAGCAGCGCCGTCTGCACGCCCTGGCCCCGGGCAGCGGGCAGGGTCGACATGCCGAACAGGGCGCCCACCCCCTCATGCACGGCGAGTGCGGCGCTGCCCGCTGCTTCCCCGTGCAGCTGCGCGGTGAACAGGCGGGTGCCTGGGGTGCGGGCCACGACCAGCATGGTGCTCAGGCTGCCGGGCCCGAAGCCCTGCGCAGACAGGTGCGCCCATTCGTCCGGGTCGGTGGTTTCCGCGACCGGCAGGGCCGGCGGTAGGGGGAGGGGCTCCAGATTGTGCAGGTAGGCGTTCAGCACGCCGCTCAGCTCGTAGCTGCGGGCGTTCAGGGCGGGCAGGGACGCTGCGGCGAAAGGAGAGAGGACATGCACGGTGGGCACCTGATGGTGCGCGGCGCAGAACGCTTCGAGGTCCTGAAGGTGGGCGGCGGTGAGGGGAGTCGTGCCGTCGTGCCACGCGGTGTTCAAGGGCAGGTCCGGAGCGGTGTGGGCGGCCACCAGCGGGCCGATCATGTGGCGCAGGCCGCCGAGGGCGTGTGCGTGGGCTTCGGCCCACGCGAGCCGCGCGGCTGCCGGCGTGCGGTGCGCAGTCATGGCCGCTCAGCATAGGCTTCGGGATTGATCACCGTTTGTTGATCTTGTGTGATCTGTCCAGTTCAGCGGACCCAGCCGCAGTGACGATGGGTCATGATTGCTTTTCACCCTCACCTGTTCGTGCGGATTGTCGAACTGGACGGTCCGAGAGCTCCGATGCCCCGACCATTGTCGAGCGGCTTCAGCGGGCACCGCGCCTACCGCGTGGTGGGGGTGTACAACCCCTCCGAGACCTCAGATGCCTACTTCATCCTGCCGAACGACCGGGATGAACTGTGGTTCATCTGTCAGCGGCACCTTCGTTTCGCGGGGCTGCACGACACGCCCGCGCATCACCTTGACCTGCCCATGCAGACCGCTGCGGACTGAGCGGCGGGGCATAAAGTGAACTTCAGTCAAATCACCCACAGTCTGAACGTCTGCCCGGAACACTGAATCCACCGGCGCGGCCCACCCTGGGCGTGCCGAGGTCAGCGTTCCGAGGTGCTCATGTCTTCATTCCGTCTGTCCGGCCCGGTGGCTGCGGCCGTCGCGGCCCTGGTCGGCTACGCAGCTTACGTTCAGTCGCCCCGTAATCCCCTGCGCCCCACGGCGCTGCCCGACGGCGTGGGGCCGGTGACGCACCGCCGCTACTGGGTGGAGGTGCGCGCCCCGGACGTTGCGCCGGAGGTCCTGACTGCCGAGGTGCTGCAGCGTCTTCCGGAACTCGCGCCGCGCTTTGCCGCGTGGTTCCGTGGCCTGGACGCCCCCCTGCCGTCCCAGGGTGGTCCGCCCATCGGGCCGGGCACGCGCCTGCGGATCCTGATGGGTTTTATACGCCGTGCGCGCGTGACGGTGGAGAAGCACGAGCCGCGGCGCTTCTGTATCCGCACGCTGCGGCTGCACGCCGACGCGGGAACGGTGACGTTCTGCGCTGAGCCCACCTCAGGCGGCCTGCACCTGGAGATTGAGTCGGTGGTGCGCTCGTCCAGCTGGTTTGACCGCTTCTCCTACCTGGCCGGCGCGCACGCCCTGCAACGCGCGAACTGGGAGGCGGTGCTGCGCGGCGCCGCGGCCCTGTCCGGTGGGGAGGTGACGGGTCACGGGCACCGGACGGAGGAGCACGCATTTGTCCCGCCCGGTGGCCGCTACGCTGTGGCCCATGACTGACGTTCCTGCTTCTGCCTCTCCGCGCGCGTTTGTGTCCCTGATCGGGGCCGGGCCGGGCGATCCGGGCCTGCTGACCCTGCGGGGCATGCAGGCCCTGCAGGAGGCAGACGTGGTGCTCTTCGACTACCTCGCCAATCCGGACCTGCTGCGGTTCGCTCCGCAGGCCGAGACGATCTACGTGGGCAAGAAGGGTTTTTCGGAGTACATCAGTCAGGAGCAGATCAACGCCCTGCTGGTCCGCAAGGCGCAGGAGCACGGTGGGCGGCGCGTGGCGCGCCTGAAGGGTGGAGACGTGTTCGTGTTTGGCCGCGGGGGCGAGGAGGCAGAAGCCTGCGCGCACGCCATGGTGCCGTTTGAGGTGGTGCCGGGCGTCAGCAGCGCCATCGCCGCGCCCGCGTACGCCGGGATTCCCGTCACGCACCGCGAGGCCGCGCGGTCCTTCGCGGTGCTGACCGGGAACACCAGGGAAGGCGGCGCGCACTACGAGCGCCTGTCGGGTGTGGACACCCTGGTGCTCCTGATGGGCGTGCGCAACCTCGACCAGATTGCCGCGGACCTGATTGCGGCGGGCCGGGACCCCCAGACGCCCGCCGCGACCGTGCAGTGGGGCACCACCCCGCAGCAGCGCGCCGTGACCGGCACCCTGGCAACCATCGCGGACGTGGTGCGCGCCGCCGGGCTGGAAGCCCCGGCCGTGACCGTGGTGGGTGAGGTGGTGCGCCTGCGGGACACGCTGCGCTGGTTCGACACGGCGCCCGGCTTTGGTGGACCGCTCGCCGGCAAGACCGTGGCGGTCACCCGTACGCGTGACGGTGCCAGCGGCCTGTCTGACCGTCTGCGGGCGCGCGGCGCCAGTGTGCTGGAAGTCCCGTTGATCCGCTTCGCTCCCACGGCGCGCCCGGGTGAGCTGCGCGCGAGGCTGCGCGACCTGAGCGGCGTGGCGTGGCTGCTGCTCAGCAGTAACCAGGCGGTCAGTTCGCTGTTCACCCACCTGGACGCGCTGGGGTTGGATGCCCGGCACCTGGCGGGCGTGCGCGTTGCGGCGGTGGGGCCCAGCACCGCCCGGTCCCTGGCGGAGCGGGGTGTGCGGGCGGACTTCGTGCCGGCCACCCCGGGCGCACGGCACCTGGGGGCCGGACTGCCGGCCGGGCCAGAGGAGGGCACCCTGCTGCACCTGACGTCCCAGGTGGCCGAGGATGATCTGCAGCGCGCCCTGGAAGAGCGCGGCCTGACGTACGAGCGCGAGGAGCTGTACCGCACGGAGCCCGCCCAGCCGGATGACCTGTCCATGGACCGTCTCCGCGGCGCGGCGGTCGTGACGCTCGCGTCCGGCAGCGCTGCGCGGCACCTGGCGGCGCTGGCGGGTACGGCGTTCCGGGTCGCGGCCATGGGACCACAGACCGCGGACGCAGCGCGTGAGGCGGGCTTCACGCAGGTGACGGTGGCGCATGAAGCCACCCTGGACGCCCTGGCGCAGGCCGCGGAGGCGGCCATTCAGGCATAGGGGGCGCCGTCACGGCGTTCCCCGGGCAGTGACGGAAAGGCAGACCAAGTGCGTCCCAGTCGTCTTTCTTACCGATCGGTCGGGGACGGCTGCCCCGGCCGTCCCACGCTAGACTGCGCCCTGTGAGCCTGCTGCCTGCCTTTCTGGACCTGCACGGCGCCCAGGCTGTCGTGATCGGCGGCGGGCCCGTGGCCCTGCGCCGCGCCCGCAGCCTGCTGGGCAGCGGCGCCCAGGTGCAGGTCATCGCTCCGCAGGTGCACCCTGACTTCCAGGCCCTGTCCGTGGAGGTCACGCCCCGGCACTACCGCCGCGGGGACCTCAGCGGCGCGCGGATCGCGGTGGCCGCCACAGATTCGCCGGATGTGAACGGCGCCGTGGTGCGTGACGCGCTGACCCTCGGCCTGCTCGTGAATGACGCTTCCGACGCCACGCGGGGGAACCTGCGCTTCGCCGCACTCGCTGAAGGGCACGGGGTTCAGGTGGCCGTGAACACCGGCCGTGAACTGCCCACGCTTGCCCAGGCGCTCAGCGAACGGATCGCGGAGCTGCTGCCGAGCGCCGAACAGCTGCGTGACTGGACGGGCCGCCGCGAGCACGCCCTTACCCTGCCGGGCGACCAGAAGCAGGCGCAGCTCAACGCGCTGCGCGCCGAGATCCGCCGGGCCGTAGGAGTTCCCGCATGACCCTCGCC from Deinococcus taeanensis carries:
- a CDS encoding GNAT family N-acetyltransferase; this encodes MTAHRTPAAARLAWAEAHAHALGGLRHMIGPLVAAHTAPDLPLNTAWHDGTTPLTAAHLQDLEAFCAAHHQVPTVHVLSPFAAASLPALNARSYELSGVLNAYLHNLEPLPLPPALPVAETTDPDEWAHLSAQGFGPGSLSTMLVVARTPGTRLFTAQLHGEAAGSAALAVHEGVGALFGMSTLPAARGQGVQTALLAARVHAAAQTRADLASVFVTPGTPSERNILRAGFRLAALRLTFTRQPAR
- the cobA gene encoding uroporphyrinogen-III C-methyltransferase, with protein sequence MTDVPASASPRAFVSLIGAGPGDPGLLTLRGMQALQEADVVLFDYLANPDLLRFAPQAETIYVGKKGFSEYISQEQINALLVRKAQEHGGRRVARLKGGDVFVFGRGGEEAEACAHAMVPFEVVPGVSSAIAAPAYAGIPVTHREAARSFAVLTGNTREGGAHYERLSGVDTLVLLMGVRNLDQIAADLIAAGRDPQTPAATVQWGTTPQQRAVTGTLATIADVVRAAGLEAPAVTVVGEVVRLRDTLRWFDTAPGFGGPLAGKTVAVTRTRDGASGLSDRLRARGASVLEVPLIRFAPTARPGELRARLRDLSGVAWLLLSSNQAVSSLFTHLDALGLDARHLAGVRVAAVGPSTARSLAERGVRADFVPATPGARHLGAGLPAGPEEGTLLHLTSQVAEDDLQRALEERGLTYEREELYRTEPAQPDDLSMDRLRGAAVVTLASGSAARHLAALAGTAFRVAAMGPQTADAAREAGFTQVTVAHEATLDALAQAAEAAIQA
- a CDS encoding precorrin-2 dehydrogenase/sirohydrochlorin ferrochelatase family protein, with the protein product MSLLPAFLDLHGAQAVVIGGGPVALRRARSLLGSGAQVQVIAPQVHPDFQALSVEVTPRHYRRGDLSGARIAVAATDSPDVNGAVVRDALTLGLLVNDASDATRGNLRFAALAEGHGVQVAVNTGRELPTLAQALSERIAELLPSAEQLRDWTGRREHALTLPGDQKQAQLNALRAEIRRAVGVPA